The DNA region GCGACGAGCGTGGCCCGCCGGTGGGCCGGCACCTCGGCCAGGACCGGGTCCGCGGCGTTGGCCTCGACCTCGTCCGGGAAGTAGATCCGGGTGACGACCCGGTGCAGCAGCCCTCGGGCGAAGACCGACACGTCGACGTGGGGTGCCTGCGGCCGCCCGTCGGGGCCGGGCACCGGCCCGGGCTTGCGGGTGTGGATGGCGTACCCGCCGGACTCGTCGGTCGGGCAGCGACCGAAGCCACGGAACCCGGCCACCGCACCCCGGGGGTCGTCCGGGTGGTCGAAGCGGCCCTGCCCGTCGGCCTGCCAGGTCTCGATCAGGCCGTCCGGCACCGGGTCGCCGGCCCCGTCGAGCAGCCGGCCACGCAGCCAGATCCCGCCCGGGGCGTCGGGCTCGACGACGTACGGCCCGTCCGGCCAGGGCAGGCCGATCCCCAGGTACGGCCCGACCGTCTGCGCGGGGGTCAGCTCGGTCAGCTGGTCCCACACCGCTGAAGCGCCGCTGGTCATGCTTCCTCCATCGGGGTCGCCTCGCGCCCACGCAGCACGATGTCGAACCGGAACCCGAGCGCCCACTCCTCGACGGTGTTGTCCAGGTCGAAGGTCGAGATCAGCCGTTGCCGGGCGGCCGGGTCGGGGATCGAGTTGAGCACCGGGTCGTAGGCGAACAGCGGGTCGTCGGGAAAGTACATCTGGGTGACCAGGCGCTGGGTGAAGGCCCGGCCGAACAGCGAGAAGTGGATGTGCGCCGGCCGCCAGGCGTTGGCGTGGTTGCGCCAGGGGTAGGCGCCGGGTTTGATGGTGACGAACCGGTAGCGGCCCATCGAGTCGGTCATCGCCCGGCCGACGCCGGTGAAGTGCGGATCCAACGGTACGTCGTGCTGGTCGAGCTTGTGCAGGTAACGCCCACCGGCGTTGGCCTGCCACACCTCCACCAGGGTGTCGGGCACGGGCCGCCCGTCGCTGTCGCGGACCTGGCCGTGCACGATGATCCGCTGGCCCTGCGCCTGGCCGTCGCGGTCGCGGCTGAGGTCGGCGTCGGCGGCGGTGACCCGACCCTCGCCCAGCAGCGGGCCGGTCACCTCGGTGAGAGTCTGCGGCAGAAGCACCAGCGGCTCGGCCGGGGCGCGCAGCACGGTGGACTTGTAGCCGGGGGAGAGCAGCGGCGGGTGTACGGCCGTGTCGTCGCGGCGGTAGCGCGGCAGCAGCAGCCTGCGGGGGCTCGCGTCGGGCGCGGCGGGGTCAGGCATGGGCGGTTGCCTCCTCGGGGGTGTCGACCGGTCAGGGTTGCAGCAGCTGGCGCAGCGTGGCCAGCTCCTGCGCGGTGGGCTCGGCGGTGGTCGTCAGGTCGGGCGCGACCTTCAACGGCCAACCGGTGGCGGCGGTGACCTGGTCGACCTGCACTCCGGGATGCAGCTGGGTGAGGGTCAGTTCACAGGTGTCCGGGTCCGGGCGCAGCAGGCCGAGATCGGTGATGACCAGGGTAGGTCCGCGCCCGCGCAGGCCGAGCCGCTGTCGGTCGCCGGGGCCGGCACCGAAGCCGACCGAGGTGACGAAGTCGACGCGGTCGACGAAGGTCCGTCGGCTCTGCGGCACGATGACGATCACCTCGCCACAGGAGGCGGCGATCTCCGGCGCGCCGCCGGCACCCGGCAGCCGGACCTTCGGGTCGGCGTACGTGGCACCGATGACGGTGGTGTTGATGTTGGCGTACTGGTCGATCTGGGCGGCGCCGAGGAATCCGACGTCGATGCGGCCGGGCTGCAGCCAGTAGTTGAAGATCTCCGGCACCGAGACGACCGCGTCGGCGGTTTCGGCGAGCACGCCGTCACCGATGGACAGCGGCAGCCGGTCGGGCTTTGCCCCGATCGTGCCGGACTCGTAGATCAGCACGAGCCCGGGGGAGTGGGTACGGCGGGCCAGGTTGGCAGCGGTGCTCGGCCGGCCGATGCCGACGAAGCAGCGTGCGCCGTCGCGCAGCGCCCGGGCGGCGGCGACGGTCATCATCTCGTCGAGGGTGAAGTGGCTGCTGGCGGCCGGGTCGCTCATGCGGCACCCCCGTCGGTCGGCGCGGCTTCG from Solwaraspora sp. WMMD791 includes:
- the pcaH gene encoding protocatechuate 3,4-dioxygenase subunit beta; translation: MPDPAAPDASPRRLLLPRYRRDDTAVHPPLLSPGYKSTVLRAPAEPLVLLPQTLTEVTGPLLGEGRVTAADADLSRDRDGQAQGQRIIVHGQVRDSDGRPVPDTLVEVWQANAGGRYLHKLDQHDVPLDPHFTGVGRAMTDSMGRYRFVTIKPGAYPWRNHANAWRPAHIHFSLFGRAFTQRLVTQMYFPDDPLFAYDPVLNSIPDPAARQRLISTFDLDNTVEEWALGFRFDIVLRGREATPMEEA
- a CDS encoding CoA-transferase subunit beta, which produces MSDPAASSHFTLDEMMTVAAARALRDGARCFVGIGRPSTAANLARRTHSPGLVLIYESGTIGAKPDRLPLSIGDGVLAETADAVVSVPEIFNYWLQPGRIDVGFLGAAQIDQYANINTTVIGATYADPKVRLPGAGGAPEIAASCGEVIVIVPQSRRTFVDRVDFVTSVGFGAGPGDRQRLGLRGRGPTLVITDLGLLRPDPDTCELTLTQLHPGVQVDQVTAATGWPLKVAPDLTTTAEPTAQELATLRQLLQP
- the pcaG gene encoding protocatechuate 3,4-dioxygenase subunit alpha; its protein translation is MTSGASAVWDQLTELTPAQTVGPYLGIGLPWPDGPYVVEPDAPGGIWLRGRLLDGAGDPVPDGLIETWQADGQGRFDHPDDPRGAVAGFRGFGRCPTDESGGYAIHTRKPGPVPGPDGRPQAPHVDVSVFARGLLHRVVTRIYFPDEVEANAADPVLAEVPAHRRATLVATAEPDGYRFDIRLQGEHETVFFAV